One region of Chlamydia psittaci 6BC genomic DNA includes:
- a CDS encoding S41 family peptidase → MIKILRLCALVLTCLPSFSFASELLHEEDIRKTVDKLIEYHVDIQDISSDILVRSLLGYSQSFDPHKAYLTEQEVNNFIYSADIKKRLLKNYKTNNFSIYQNLNRVIKESIVRARQWRAEWLSNPEALVKEASSHPLIKKPNHWARSIEEAKERQRSLLLSYISVYLSDSSKDRYLGKEASLTQLCVRQLEAYENPYLGINDYGEPMLPEEESHHFHVRVVKAMAHSLDAHTTYFSKEEALAMRIQLEKGMCGIGVILKEDIDGVIVKEIIPGGPAEKTGELHVDDVIYRVDGRSIDNLPFRAVLDCLRGSQGSEVILDVRSKDQNRTVKLKREKISLDDRRVDVSYEAYGDGIIGKITLHSFYEGENQISSEQDLKRAIQSLQEKNLLGLVLDIRENTGGFLSQAIKVSGLFMTNGVVVVSRYADGSIKRYRTVSPKKFYDGPLTILVSKSSASAAEIVAQTLQDYGLAIIVGDEQTYGKGTIQHQTITADAGTEGFFKVTVGKYYSPSGKSTQLRGVRSDIHVASRYFAEPLGERYLEHPLPSDSCDNVMNDNLGDLDSHMRPWFQKYYIPNLQKEETVWREMLPQLTENSRQRLSENKNYKIFLEEVKDPSEALRPFGSNDLQMEESVNILKDMILLRDRKAAVSLGG, encoded by the coding sequence ATGATAAAAATACTACGTCTTTGCGCTCTTGTTTTAACATGCCTTCCTAGTTTCTCTTTTGCATCTGAATTACTTCATGAAGAAGACATACGAAAAACTGTTGATAAGCTGATTGAGTATCATGTTGATATTCAAGATATATCTTCGGATATTTTAGTACGTTCCTTACTAGGTTACTCTCAATCTTTTGATCCCCATAAAGCTTATCTTACAGAACAAGAGGTAAATAATTTTATCTATTCTGCAGATATTAAAAAACGCCTGTTAAAAAACTATAAAACGAACAATTTCTCTATTTATCAGAATTTGAATCGTGTAATTAAAGAAAGCATTGTTCGAGCACGTCAATGGCGAGCTGAATGGTTATCCAATCCTGAAGCTTTGGTGAAGGAAGCTTCTTCCCATCCTCTTATAAAGAAACCTAACCACTGGGCACGCTCTATCGAAGAGGCAAAGGAGAGGCAGCGTTCATTACTCCTCTCTTATATTTCTGTGTATTTATCGGATAGTTCCAAAGATAGGTACCTAGGGAAGGAAGCTTCTTTAACCCAACTCTGTGTACGTCAACTTGAAGCATATGAGAATCCTTATTTAGGGATTAATGATTATGGGGAACCTATGTTACCTGAAGAGGAATCCCATCACTTCCATGTTCGTGTAGTGAAAGCTATGGCCCATAGTTTAGATGCGCACACCACGTATTTTAGTAAGGAAGAAGCTCTAGCCATGCGTATTCAATTAGAAAAGGGTATGTGTGGGATTGGCGTTATCTTAAAAGAAGATATTGATGGGGTGATTGTAAAAGAGATTATTCCTGGGGGACCTGCGGAAAAAACAGGAGAATTGCATGTTGATGATGTGATTTATCGTGTTGATGGTAGAAGCATAGATAACCTTCCCTTTAGAGCTGTGTTAGATTGTCTTAGAGGCTCTCAGGGTTCTGAAGTGATCTTAGACGTCCGTAGTAAAGACCAAAATCGTACAGTGAAGTTAAAACGCGAAAAAATCAGTTTAGATGATCGTCGTGTTGATGTTTCTTATGAAGCTTATGGTGATGGGATCATTGGGAAGATTACGCTGCATTCTTTCTACGAAGGGGAAAATCAGATTTCAAGTGAACAAGATCTAAAACGTGCAATTCAAAGCTTACAGGAAAAGAACCTTCTAGGTTTAGTTTTAGATATCCGAGAAAACACAGGAGGTTTTCTCTCACAAGCCATTAAAGTCTCTGGTTTATTTATGACTAATGGTGTGGTTGTTGTATCACGTTATGCAGATGGGAGTATCAAGCGTTACCGTACGGTTTCTCCGAAAAAATTCTATGACGGTCCCTTAACCATTCTTGTTTCGAAAAGTTCTGCATCTGCAGCTGAAATTGTTGCGCAAACATTACAAGATTATGGTTTAGCTATCATTGTTGGTGATGAGCAAACTTATGGGAAAGGCACAATTCAACATCAAACGATTACAGCAGATGCGGGTACGGAGGGCTTTTTTAAAGTTACTGTGGGGAAATACTATTCGCCTTCTGGGAAATCGACACAACTTCGTGGTGTACGCTCCGACATCCATGTAGCTTCTCGCTATTTCGCAGAGCCTTTAGGAGAACGTTATTTAGAACACCCTCTACCTTCGGATAGTTGTGACAATGTCATGAATGATAATTTAGGGGATCTAGATTCCCACATGCGTCCTTGGTTTCAAAAATACTACATACCGAATCTACAGAAAGAAGAGACTGTTTGGAGAGAGATGCTACCTCAGCTTACTGAGAACAGTCGACAGAGATTGAGTGAAAATAAGAACTATAAAATCTTCTTAGAAGAAGTAAAAGATCCTTCAGAAGCTCTTCGTCCTTTTGGAAGCAACGACTTACAAATGGAAGAATCTGTGAACATTTTAAAAGACATGATCCTTTTAAGAGATCGTAAAGCGGCTGTTTCTTTAGGAGGTTAA